The following is a genomic window from Dioscorea cayenensis subsp. rotundata cultivar TDr96_F1 chromosome 10, TDr96_F1_v2_PseudoChromosome.rev07_lg8_w22 25.fasta, whole genome shotgun sequence.
attgttttataaaaaaataaatatataatttaaaaattcaactcTGCATAAAAGAAGTTGTGCGTACATATAGATAGACATGAAgtaatagtattattatattattttaaaaagaaacacaaagcgactagatttaaaaaaaatagagatgtgTAGGGCCATAAATGAACCGAGCCAAGACGAGTATCATCAGCCTCGAACTCAACTAGAGCTCGTTCgagccatttttttttgtgatcgAGCTCGACTTGCTAAAAAGTTCaagtagctcgagctcggctcgtttaagctcgattAGCTTATATACaaaagtatttttgtaatttaatatagtttatataattatgtatttttataatttatatataaataaattaatattttatatataaaagctcgTTTGGGCTCGCGAGGCTCACGAGCTGAGTATTTTTGGGCTCGAGCTCTGCTCGGCTcgtgaaaaatcgaatcgaatTCAAACATTGACCGAgccgatctcgagtagctcacgagtatcttggctcatttacacccctagagGTGTGCACAAACCTCAACAAACCAAATAAGGTCAGGGTCCAAATATACACGGCACTGAACCACCTACACATAACAATTAATACTTtcacaaatatattttcatcTATATTTCGAATTCTTATTATTTCGGAAGAATTTTAATAGAAACCGACTGCTAATAGGGCACTTAATCATTTATAAGAATTATAATAATGTTGACCACCACCAGTCGTCCTCTGGAAATGGGCACGAGGTACATGCATCTTTCCCACCCTGACAAACTTCCTCATTACCGAATGGCAAGGCGACAAGCATCAGAGACATGCACATGACAAAGCCCAAGAATCTCAACAAACACCTTTTCCTTGTCTTCATTTTATCTGGATATTTGGGATTAATTTcgaatttttcttaaaataaatatttaatattaaaaaaaaatctgatatctataaataaaaaatgatgattaCTAATCTACCAAACTTACAAAGGAGtgtatacaaaaattttaaaataaataattttacagTTACATCTTTACCCTGCAGGATGGAAAGGGAAAGAAATGACTGAGAGTtgaatggattaaaaataataaattttagctTCACTTAAAAtaagtgaaataaaatttatatatatatatatatatataacttcagatggtttaaaatcaaaatcaaaatcaaaaacattttttCCCAAGATACATGAATCTCAAGTTTCAGATGCTTAACAGTGAATGACCATCTCtgtcttcaattattttttttaatttcttcacaaaaaaaaaaaaaatcttaccttaacctcttttttttaataataacagcacatgataataaagaataaatacaCTACAATTATTAAATATGAGGATCATTATCTAAAAATGACAATAAAATGGGCATGCACCATGCCTTACTCAAATACACAACATGTCTTTGCCACTATTGCGTTTCTAATGATTTCTCCGCAAAACAATGGCCTGAGAATCTCATCTTAAACAAGTGACATATGAACTAGAATATTGAGGCCGCGGCTGCACCattgttcttattttatcaattaacaTTCAAAGTGAAGAGGATCAAACCCAACAGCATATCAAAAGAGGTAGTAGTTTCTGGACAAGGGGACCGATGAGGCTGGATCACATTTGAGATCCACTCCATCAGCTGTCACTATGTAGGATTCGGGGTCGACACTGATCTTTGGGAGAGCATCATTGAGCTTCATGTCTAGCTTTGTCAGCCCGCAAACATTACCGACAGCTTCCACCCGCTTTTTGAGACCATACTTGGTTTCTACATCGGCTTCTTTCGCAACCTGCATAAAAAAGGAATTTCAGCACATGGCAGATAAACTAGAGATCCTTTAGAGTGTGTTCATCACCTTCGAGCAAACTGTGATTATCATACTGTAAATTAATCACTTGACAGAATTCAACtgtaaataaatgaacaaaacaAATGCTGATGTCACTTGCCTTGCTCACAAAAGCAATAGAGTTAACGCTTGCAGCCTTTCCAAATGCACCAAACATCGGCCTCATCATTACCTGTGCCCAATAGGTCAAAATGTTCAAACATTAGATTCTATGCAAAAATCATGTGCAAGAATTGCGTTGATTGATAGTAGATCCACAAGGAATATGCATGACCAGATTGTGTGAAAAAACATGTGAATGCAATTTAGTAGTCTTGGACAGTGGTTGAAGAATATGATACCGGTTCAGGTGTAGGAATACTAGCATTTGGATCACCCATGTTGGCCCATGCAATCACACCACCTTTGATCACCATTTCTGGTTTGACACCAAAGAAAGAAGGTTTCCACATGACAAGATCAGCAATTTTTCCAATCTGTTCCAATCTAAATTTATTAGATGCAAACTCCATCTAGATTAAGACAGTAACACACATCAGCATGAAATATAGAAAAGAGATTTAGTTATCTGGAGCTCAGAATTAAGATGTAGAAACTTTGAAaggtgttaaaaaaaatgattgaatagGAAGCATATAAGCTCCTAATTACATGGTCAGGGAAAAATATGATACCTCAACAGAACCCACATAATTAGAAAATCCATTAGCTATAGCTGGATTTATGGTATATTTTGCTATATAGCGCTTAATTCGGAAGTTGTCGTTTTCACACCCATTTAGTTCAATTGATCTTCCTCTCTGCACCTTCATCTTGTCAGCTGTTTGCCATGTTTGAGTAATTACCTGCGATAATTAATATGCAATTAACCATAAAAGAACAGGTGACACGAAAATCAGTCCTCAATTCTTTAGCTCATAACATCAATTTGCTGATAGACCTACACATAAAAATGCGATGACTATGATGATAAACAGGAAAATGCAAAAAGATTTGTCAATGGAAAATAATGCCTGTATTTTATGAATAATCCTGTTACAACAAGCAAAAATATGAATAACCTATGTTGGTAAGCAATAGTAAATTAGTAACGCTAATCTTATGTGTTAAGGTGACagtaaaattagtttaaaataccTCTCCAACACGGCCCATACCCTGTGAACCAGAAGATATAATACTAATGGCACCCATATCATGCAAGATGTCTTCTGCAGCAATTGTTTCAGCACGTATACGAGACTCTGCAAAGGCCACATCTTCCTTGTTGTTTTTATCAAGGTGGCGGGATACCAACTGCACAAGTTAAACAATATTTTAGAGAATAGAGAATGAAAATCAATAGTTATGAAATATGTGTATTCTTTTACCAGCATGCCAAGGTGCTCATCCACAGTATTTGAAGTAAAAGGTCGGGTTGGATTTGTTGATGAAGGCAATGCATTTTTCACACCACAAACTTTGATAATATCCGGAGCATGACCACCACCAGCACCTTCACTGTTTGACGCCATTAAAAAGAAGATTTTGTCAACAgataattttgttgatgataATCTTGAAAAAGAAATGTCAATTACTGGCAGGACATTTTATNNNNNNNNNNNNNNNNNNNNNNNNNNNNNNNNNNNNNNNNNNNNNNNNNNNNNNNNNNNNNNNNNNNNNNNNNNNNNNNNNNNNNNNNNNNNNNNNNNNNNNNNNNNNNNNNNNNNNNNNNNNNNNNNNNNNNNNNNNNNNNNNNNNNNNNNNNNNNNNNNNNNNNNNNNNNNNNNNNNNNNNNNNNNNNNNNNNNNNNNNNNNNNNNNNNNNNNNNNNNNNNNNNNNNNNNNNNNNNNNNNNNNNNNNNNNNNNNNNNNNNNNNNNNNNNNNNNNNNNNNNNNNNNNNNNNNNNNNNNNNNNNNNNNNNNNNNNNNNNNNNNNNNNNNNNNNNNNNNNNNNNNNNNNNNNNNNNNNNNNNNNNNNNNNNNNNNNNNNNNNNNNNNNNNNNNNNNNNNNNNNNNNNNNNNNNNNNNNNNNNNNNNNNNNNNNNNNNNNNNNNNNNNNNNNNNNNNNNNNNNNNNNNNNNNNNNNNNNNNNNNNNNNNNNNNNNNNNNNNNNNNNNNNNNNNNNNNNNNNNNNNNNNNNNNNNNNNNNNNNNNNNNNNNNNNNNNNNNNNNNNNNNNNNNNNNNNNNNNNNNNNNNNNNNNNNNNNNNNNNNNNNNNNNNNNNNNNNNNNNNNNNNNNNNNNNNNNNNNNNNNNNNNNNNNNNNNNNNNNNNNNNNNNNNNNNNNNNNNNNNNNNNNNNNNNNNNNNNNNNNNNNNNNNNNNNNNNNNNNNNNNNNNNNNNNNNNNNNNNNNNNNNNNNNNNNNNNNNNNNNNNNNNNNNNNNNNNNNNNNNNNNNNNNNNNNNNNNNNNNNNNNNNNNNNNNNNNNNNNNNNNNNNNNNNNNNNNNNNNNNNNNNNNNNNNNNNNNNNNNNNNNNNNNNNNNNNNNNNNNNNNNNNNNNNNNNNNNNNNNNNNNNNNNNNNNNNNNNNNNNNNNNNNNNNNNNNNNNNNNNNNNNNNNNNNNNNNNNNNNNNNNNNNNNNNNNNNNNNNNNNNNNNNNNNNNNNNNNNNNAGTTCTCTACCGAGGAATGAAAGGAAGAAACCGTCTTAGGACCGAAGAATCTTTCTATGAAAATCCACTTCCCGAATGCATTTGCTGTAATTGAAAGCACTGATTCTACTGaactttggtatttttttttagtgttgcAATTGTTTCATATGATTATTTTCAATGAAGCGTCTAACTTTGACATCTCAAACaagcaaatatattttatatgcgAAATTTAGTGGTGTTaaacgggccgtgccggccaGGGCACGGCACGAGTTGGGCCGTGCTTGGCCCAAGCATGGTGCTACAGTATCTTGCCCGGGCGAGGCACAGCCCAAACCCTGAGCCGTGCTAAGCTAGGGATTTGCAGCCCGTGGGCCGACACGCCCCGCGGCCCGCTTTGGGCCAACATGGCCCGACACGCCAAAtacaagttttttcttttttattttattttattttttttgtatattttttgtttttttagtcaataaggcttttagttctatgtttttgaattttaggatattttttttatatatttttttttagcaattttaggatatttttttatatttttgggatttaaaataaaaaatataaatatagtgcTTGGGTTGTATGGGCCCGGGCCGTGCCGGGCCAGgtcggcccgtttgacaccactagcGAAATTACAAGAGTTACTGAGAAATCCACGACTGATTTCGATTATGAACAACAGTTATTCCTTTCAAGCAAACGTAGTAATCAGATCAACCATCCATGCGAATGATGCAGCGGAGACTATCATCGTTGAGCATGAACTCGTAAGCCTTGTTGATCTCGGCGAATGCACTTCATGGGTGATAAATTTCTCGAGTTCTAGCTCTTGCATCAGTTATCAGAACAAGGACTTAGATAACACAACGTGAGAATGATTTCTGAAATTTCAATCATCACCTTGTTCATATACTTCTCCCCAACAGCAGGAAGATCGGTTCGCGGTTTATAGTTTCCAAAGATGATTTAATTTCTTACAAGCAAAGTAGTGTAATTTATTTTCTGCAAGATAGTTTAGTGTATTTACTAGAAGAAGatctagtttatttatttactaatgcaatagtttatttaaattcaaatgatcttatcattttattcttgcaaaaatttatattatagtAATGGAGAATATTGTTTATGTTAAGAGAGCTATGGGCAACAAGGAAAGTAAAGAGACTCAGTTTGGTCTGGCCATTTTTTTACTCCCTAAAGGAGCTCACTTGCACACCTCTCTGGAATACCCGTATTCCATTTAGATCCTAGGCTCTTATACTATATTGGCTATGATCACTGTACtagaaatatatgaatatattaatagtttatataataatatgtataatgaTTTTCTCAATGAAGAGGACTTAGGAAATAAAATGATATACTACCATATATTAATGCATTATCGCAGTATATTACAAGTAATATATAATGAATACACATACAGTAGTGACTTTGAGTGAGATTGTAGAATATAGCTAAGTATAGTATAGTAGACCCTTAAAATTGGTATCAAAGCCCTGATTATATAATTATAGAACTAATAGATCTTCCCGTAGGTATAAACGAAGAATTAAGTATAGCCTTGCAAAGAATAGATAATGTTTTAGGACCTTTAAGCCAATATATTACTAAggaaataagaagaaagaaagatataattaaatatagaagaGTGTTATGGTTAATACGActtaaaagatatttaaaaaataagaattatcaTATTAGAAGGTGAGAACAGTATTGtgaaactcataataaacaaatagataagAAAGGGAATGAATATTTCTACATAGCATGGATAAAACGAAAGGAATGGAACCCTAGAGAATATGATCATTGTGAACAACAAATAATATACCATAAACATGGAATAATCGATCAATACCATAGTATaggaaattttcaaaaatgagaGAATTGTTAAAAGAAATAGATCTAGAAACGatagaaaattatttaataccaTTAAGAAAATATGTAATTAGGTTAAATATACGAGTAGAAgatcaaattaaaagaagaaggGTTGCGTGGTTATTAGGTGTA
Proteins encoded in this region:
- the LOC120270792 gene encoding urease-like → MASNSEGAGGGHAPDIIKVCGVKNALPSSTNPTRPFTSNTVDEHLGMLLVSRHLDKNNKEDVAFAESRIRAETIAAEDILHDMGAISIISSGSQGMGRVGEVITQTWQTADKMKVQRGRSIELNGCENDNFRIKRYIAKYTINPAIANGFSNYVGSVEIGKIADLVMWKPSFFGVKPEMVIKGGVIAWANMGDPNASIPTPEPVMMRPMFGAFGKAASVNSIAFVSKVAKEADVETKYGLKKRVEAVGNVCGLTKLDMKLNDALPKISVDPESYIVTADGVDLKCDPASSVPLSRNYYLF